CTTTTGATGAGATCGTATCTGCTGAATTACCTGACAAAGACAACAACTTACATCTCTATACAGCTGTTGTTAAGCATATGATGCATGGCCCATGTGGAGTTCTAAATCCAAcaaatgtatgcatgaaaaaaaatggttgttgcaAAAATAATTACCCAAAACAGTTTGTCTCAAACACTGTTGTTGGAAATGATTGCTTCCCAATATACAAACGCTGCAACAATGGAAGAACAGCCAAAATCAGAGGACATGATTTAGATAATCGTTGGGTTGTTCCATATAACCCTTATTTACTTGCAATGTTTGACTGCCATATTAATGTTGAGATATGTTCTACAATAAAAGCTGTCAAGTATCTTTACAAATACATTTATAAAGGCCATGATCGTATTGCCTTCAATCTGGTTTCTGAACAAAGCACTCAACAGATTGATGAAATTGAAAGATTTCAATCAGCTCGATGGATTACTCCACCAGAGGCTATGTGGAGAATATTTGGCTTTATTATCAATGAGGTTCATCCAGCAGTCTATAGCTTACATTTACATCTTGAAAATCAGCACCAGGTTACTTTCCGTGCACATGAAAACTTAACAAATGTGATAAACTCTGACTTTTCAGCAAAGTCAATGCTGACTGAATTTTTCGCAACAAATCAAGTTGATCAGAATGCCAGAAAATTGTTGTATAAAGAATTTcctgaattttatgtttggagcCAACAATACAAAATATGGACTATTCGAAAAAAACAGGTTGTGATAAGTCGAATTGTTACAGCAAATCCTTTTGAAGGAGAAAGGTATTATCTGCGGATGTTATTAAATCATATAAGAGGTCCTTTATCATTTGATCATCTCAAAACTGTCAATGGTATCTTGGCCCCCACATTTCGTGAAGCTGCAACTATGTATGGTTTATTACAGAGAGATGACAGTTTAGAAGAATGCTTATACGAAGCCTCTCTTTACCAAATGCCTTTCAGTTTAAGAAgactatttgcaacaattttggtTTACTGTAATCCTACAAATCCAAGAGATCTCTGGGAACGCTTTGAACAAGATATGTCTGCTGATTTTCAATTAGTTGAAAGTTCTTCATCAACTGTTAGAACTGAAACTTTACGCTCCATCTGCACAATATTTGAATCAATGGGTAGAAACATTAATTCGTTCCATCTTATAGACCAAAACATTGATTTTGATCAAGATGAGTTTTTGTTTAgagaaattgatgatgaattaGCTGTTCCAATTCCAGAAGAAGATCTTCATGCATCAACACTGCTTAATTGCGAACAACAAAATGCTTATAATTCTATCTTACAAAAAGTTTTGTCAAATGAACCTGCGATGTTCTTTATTGATGGTCCTGGTGGTACAGGAAAAACATTTTTATACAAAGCACTCCTTGCTACAACAAGAACAAAGCAATTAATTGCTCTTGCAACTGCTTCATCTGGTGTAGCTGCATCAATCTTACCTGGAGGTCGAACTGCACATTCACGATTCAAAATTCCACTAGATACCAACAAAAATCTCACATGTAGTGTCAGTAAACAAAGTGGACTTGCAAGATTACTACAAAAAATAAAGTTAATCATATGGGATGAAGCTCCTATGTCAAGAAAAGAATCTATAGAAGCATTGGATAAAATGCTAAAGGATATTAATGATTCAGAATTATCTTTTGGTGGAAAAGTTATTGTATTTGGTGGAGACTTTCGTCAGATTCTACCTGTGGTCCCAAAAGGAACAAGACAACAACAGATTGATGCCAGCTTAGTTTCTTCCTACCTATGGCCAAAATTGACAAAAATTCGTTTAACTGAAAATATGCGTGCAAGATTAGATCCAGACTTCTCAAAATACATATTGGATTTAGGGAATGGGTTACCACCAATCACAATTAATGAATACGTTAGAATTCCTGCAGTCATGTtaattccatatgaaaatgattCTGCTTCTTTGGATCATTTGGTGGATActgtttttcataatatttctgaTTATTCAACAAATATTTCAAGCATGATGAATCGAGCTATATTGACACCAAAAAATAGttatgttgatgaaataaaCACTTTGTTGATTCAGAGATTTCCTGGAGAGTTAAAACAGTATTACAGTTTTGATGAAACAATCGACGCATCTGAACAGGCAGTCATGGAAGATTTCTTACATACTTTAA
This sequence is a window from Carya illinoinensis cultivar Pawnee chromosome 9, C.illinoinensisPawnee_v1, whole genome shotgun sequence. Protein-coding genes within it:
- the LOC122275994 gene encoding uncharacterized protein LOC122275994, with protein sequence MLDFQDSTPSDIDQMIISIDDTSDDHLEPIGNIENSNIQQYHGKRSRISRRNFNILGMTSSEEPSICPNVHLLAKNSEESTQLNISYSSSAGSSYSVNLLKGKSTNAPTETSQLSEQLMVQQLYFYDIEHEFENRIVDSIRMDPSIIAQLMDLLRVNPYSTFFRSIGDLPNLEYQKICIKSDPGLDQRVFNAPTSSEVATIWVENDDSEHLTPRDIFIFNHIGGSHLVQYYFGCYDPLQYPLLFPLGDIGWHQGIQRINKRIASVSANNCTTQLIDPHQSTSAEELLRREEQVLKKKRKDPIVSCREYYCYKLQIRENLKFILLISGRLLQQFVVDMYIKIETSRLDYFRCNQQHIRSELYQGIVDSINLGETNASRIGKRIILPSSFIGGPRDMQKRYLEAMALVQRYGKPDIFLTMTCNPNWKEISTQLLPHEETQNRPDLIARIFRAKLEDLKYELFKREIFGKISAYVYVIEHQKRGLPHAHFLIILRQDWKLYAPESFDEIVSAELPDKDNNLHLYTAVVKHMMHGPCGVLNPTNVCMKKNGCCKNNYPKQFVSNTVVGNDCFPIYKRCNNGRTAKIRGHDLDNRWVVPYNPYLLAMFDCHINVEICSTIKAVKYLYKYIYKGHDRIAFNLVSEQSTQQIDEIERFQSARWITPPEAMWRIFGFIINEVHPAVYSLHLHLENQHQVTFRAHENLTNVINSDFSAKSMLTEFFATNQVDQNARKLLYKEFPEFYVWSQQYKIWTIRKKQVVISRIVTANPFEGERYYLRMLLNHIRGPLSFDHLKTVNGILAPTFREAATMYGLLQRDDSLEECLYEASLYQMPFSLRRLFATILVYCNPTNPRDLWERFEQDMSADFQLVESSSSTVRTETLRSICTIFESMGRNINSFHLIDQNIDFDQDEFLFREIDDELAVPIPEEDLHASTLLNCEQQNAYNSILQKVLSNEPAMFFIDGPGGTGKTFLYKALLATTRTKQLIALATASSGVAASILPGGRTAHSRFKIPLDTNKNLTCSVSKQSGLARLLQKIKLIIWDEAPMSRKESIEALDKMLKDINDSELSFGGKVIVFGGDFRQILPVVPKGTRQQQIDASLVSSYLWPKLTKIRLTENMRARLDPDFSKYILDLGNGLPPITINEYVRIPAVMLIPYENDSASLDHLVDTVFHNISDYSTNISSMMNRAILTPKNSYVDEINTLLIQRFPGELKQYYSFDETIDASEQAVMEDFLHTLTPNGLPPHELLLKQNCPIMLLRNINPSEGLCNGTRLICRNFDRNVIHAEIAVGHHSGKKVFIPRIPFLPNPDENSGFPFKRTQFPVKLSFAMSINKSQGQTLDFVGIYLPHPVFSHGQLYVALSRAKTISTIKILIRPISTDEPEKNCTKNIVYTDLLTLASSD